A genome region from Hevea brasiliensis isolate MT/VB/25A 57/8 chromosome 7, ASM3005281v1, whole genome shotgun sequence includes the following:
- the LOC110642544 gene encoding importin subunit alpha-1b produces the protein MHPSTPTITAQPSRPPPPPSPDKPPQTFLDLITSVLSLLLVSSLTVRSFIGRWQVIRTKLTSLQSSLSLLSDSPHWSQNPLLHTLLPSLLSTLQRLQSLSHQCTLSSFPGGKLLFQSDLDIASSSLSNHLHDLDLLLKSGVLHQSNAIVLSHPGPSSDKEELAFFVRDLFTRLQIGGVEFKKKALDSLIQILNDDEKSASLVAEEGSVGCLISLLDSHNERSIQEQAVLAVSILASGSDEARKTVFEEGGLGPLLRILDTGSMLLKEKAAIAIEVITAEPENGWAISAYGGVSLLIEACRSGSEATQTYAVGAIRNVAVVEDIKMALAEEGAVPVLVHLLVSGASAAQEKAAHCMAILASSGEYFRMLIIQEKGLQRLMDVVQSMPSSDTIEHVMRAISSLSVSDSTALILSSSTLFITRLSEFTKQGSLILQQISVSLLASLSISDGNKRAISGCVASLVKLMEVPKPAGIQEAATAALVSLLTVRSNRKELVRDEKSVMKLVQMLDPKRELVSKRFPVMVVVAVLTGGSGECRKRLLDAGAYQHLQRLEEMEVAGAKKAVQRLARNKLKNIFSRTWRE, from the coding sequence ATGCATCCTTCCACGCCCACCATCACTGCCCAACCATCGCGACCACCGCCCCCTCCGTCACCGGACAAACCACCGCAAACGTTCCTTGACCTAATCACAAGCGTTCTCTCCCTCCTCCTTGTCTCCTCCCTCACCGTCAGATCCTTCATCGGACGGTGGCAAGTCATCCGTACTAAACTCACCTCTCTTCAATCCTCACTTTCTTTACTCTCTGATTCCCCTCACTGGTCTCAAAACCCTCTTCTTCATACTCTCCTCCCTTCCCTCTTATCGACCCTACAACGCCTCCAATCTCTTTCTCACCAGTGCACTCTCTCCTCCTTCCCTGGCGGTAAGCTCCTGTTTCAGAGCGACCTCGACATCGCTTCCTCTTCCCTTTCCAATCACCTCCATGACCTCGATTTACTTCTCAAGTCTGGAGTCCTCCATCAATCAAATGCTATCGTTCTCTCGCACCCTGGCCCCAGTTCGGACAAAGAGGAATTAGCCTTTTTTGTGCGGGATCTTTTTACCAGATTGCAAATCGGAGGCGTGGAGTTTAAAAAGAAAGCGTTAGATTCGCTTATTCAGATTCTAAACGACGATGAGAAATCTGCCAGTTTAGTCGCTGAAGAGGGAAGTGTTGGGTGTTTGATTAGTTTACTCGATTCTCACAATGAACGTTCGATTCAAGAGCAAGCAGTCTTGGCCGTGTCGATTCTGGCTTCTGGAAGCGATGAAGCTAGAAAAACTGTATTTGAAGAAGGAGGATTGGGGCCTTTGTTGAGAATCCTGGATACTGGGTCTATGCTTTTAAAAGAAAAGGCTGCGATTGCGATTGAGGTAATCACCGCGGAACCAGAGAATGGGTGGGCGATTTCGGCTTACGGAGGCGTTTCACTGTTGATTGAAGCGTGTCGATCTGGATCGGAGGCGACACAGACATATGCTGTGGGTGCTATTAGGAACGTCGCGGTGGTGGAGGATATCAAGATGGCACTAGCAGAGGAAGGTGCTGTGCCAGTTCTAGTTCATTTGCTTGTTTCGGGTGCCAGTGCTGCTCAAGAAAAGGCAGCTCATTGTATGGCAATACTGGCTTCTTCCGGCGAGTATTTTCGCATGCTGATAATCCAAGAAAAGGGTTTGCAGAGACTAATGGACGTGGTACAAAGTATGCCAAGTTCAGATACAATAGAACACGTTATGCGAGCAATCAGCTCTCTCTCAGTCTCGGATTCCACGGCTCTGATTCTATCATCGTCGACCTTATTCATTACCCGCCTTAGCGAATTCACCAAACAGGGCAGCCTAATCTTGCAACAAATCTCGGTATCATTGCTTGCTAGTCTCTCAATTAGCGATGGGAACAAGCGAGCAATTTCTGGCTGTGTAGCTTCACTGGTGAAGCTAATGGAGGTGCCAAAGCCTGCGGGTATACAAGAGGCAGCAACAGCTGCGCTAGTGTCGTTATTGACGGTCCGGTCGAATAGGAAAGAATTGGTGAGGGATGAAAAAAGTGTGATGAAATTAGTCCAGATGCTGGATCCAAAACGTGAACTGGTTTCCAAGAGGTTTCCGGTGATGGTGGTCGTCGCCGTATTGACTGGAGGAAGTGGCGAGTGTAGGAAGAGACTTTTGGATGCCGGAGCTTATCAGCATTTGCAAAGGCTGGAGGAGATGGAGGTAGCCGGAGCTAAGAAGGCTGTGCAGAGACTTGCCAGGAATAAGCTCAAGAATATATTCTCCAGGACTTGGAGGGAATAA